A section of the Methanosarcina mazei S-6 genome encodes:
- a CDS encoding AI-2E family transporter encodes MRFNYPPDGVSQIIASRWKIGATIALAVLLFFALLILLPLADGIVLGLVFAYIARPIQVKFGKYRKIGALVASLCIFVPIVFIIGAGIVEILNQFSWFIENQASVMNGILEFIHSLQIPDAYVERLNNAIWNLFTSLLPAFGSIGLIAYAQSIGLFVINFVISIFFCYFLLADGDRLYCAFLGVIPGDYQPIVNRYAAHLDLILKGVFIGNAYSALIVSVTSVFVFYAFGFTHVLALATLIFIASVIPLFAGYMVLVPLAIVRYFDQGVESASLFFIVSSLVIYGPPELILRPYLTSLKSKIHPMLLMLAFLGGAFVGGIAGFFAAPILLGALVAAYRVYQEQIHPEMVARADPDLRNPAESCRTD; translated from the coding sequence ATGAGATTTAACTACCCACCTGACGGAGTCAGCCAGATTATTGCCAGCCGATGGAAAATAGGAGCAACTATTGCATTAGCTGTGCTTCTGTTCTTTGCTTTACTTATCCTGCTACCCCTGGCAGATGGAATAGTGCTGGGACTGGTCTTTGCTTATATTGCCAGGCCTATCCAGGTGAAGTTTGGTAAGTATAGAAAAATAGGAGCTCTGGTCGCAAGTCTCTGTATTTTCGTCCCTATAGTATTCATTATAGGAGCAGGAATTGTTGAGATCCTTAACCAGTTCTCCTGGTTTATTGAAAACCAGGCTTCAGTTATGAATGGAATTCTGGAGTTCATACATTCACTTCAAATCCCGGATGCTTATGTCGAAAGGTTAAATAATGCAATCTGGAACCTTTTTACGTCTCTTCTCCCTGCTTTCGGCAGCATAGGACTGATCGCATATGCCCAGAGCATAGGACTTTTCGTAATTAACTTCGTAATTTCGATATTCTTCTGTTATTTCCTGCTCGCAGATGGGGACAGGCTTTACTGTGCTTTTCTCGGCGTAATTCCCGGAGACTATCAGCCTATTGTAAACCGTTATGCTGCTCATCTGGACCTTATCCTGAAAGGGGTTTTCATAGGAAATGCCTATTCCGCCCTGATAGTCAGCGTGACTTCGGTTTTCGTCTTTTACGCTTTCGGATTTACCCATGTGCTTGCCCTTGCAACCCTGATTTTCATAGCATCGGTTATCCCTCTTTTTGCCGGATACATGGTGCTCGTGCCCCTGGCTATAGTGCGTTATTTTGACCAGGGAGTTGAAAGTGCATCACTTTTCTTTATTGTTTCTTCCCTTGTAATCTATGGTCCCCCTGAGCTTATTCTCAGGCCCTACCTGACCAGCCTGAAATCAAAGATCCATCCGATGCTGCTCATGCTCGCCTTCCTTGGAGGGGCATTCGTGGGAGGGATTGCAGGTTTTTTTGCAGCCCCAATCCTTCTGGGAGCACTCGTTGCAGCTTATAGGGTCTATCAGGAGCAGATCCATCCGGAAATGGTTGCCCGGGCTGACCCTGACCTAAGGAATCCGGCAGAATCATGCAGGACTGATTGA
- a CDS encoding nitroreductase family protein, translating into MAHIIVDQELCTKCGICVNVCPSHIINPADESHLPHVPEENILRCMYCGHCEAFCPSQALVLNLCPDEKAPLPEGAGDIPPEDIAFYLKKRRSIRHFTREPVPKEKILEVLGIARYAASGTNGQPVEWIVVHDPEKVKKVAGLTIEWMKTLLNTPHPMSGYVPALISAWEQGYDVICRDAPHLLFAHIPEESPIASIDAIIALTHFDIAAPAFGIGTCWAGFVGAASMFYEPLQKELNLPAGRKFAYAMMFGNPQYKAYGIPRRKPLQVTWQ; encoded by the coding sequence ATGGCTCATATTATTGTTGATCAGGAACTCTGCACAAAGTGCGGCATTTGCGTAAACGTATGCCCCTCACATATCATCAATCCGGCTGATGAGTCTCATCTTCCACACGTGCCGGAAGAAAACATTTTGCGTTGCATGTATTGCGGGCACTGCGAGGCCTTCTGCCCCTCCCAGGCTCTTGTCCTTAACCTCTGCCCTGATGAAAAAGCCCCCCTGCCTGAAGGTGCTGGCGACATCCCTCCTGAGGATATAGCCTTCTATCTCAAGAAACGCAGGTCTATCCGGCATTTTACCAGGGAACCCGTGCCAAAGGAGAAAATTCTTGAAGTCCTGGGTATAGCCCGCTACGCAGCGTCCGGAACCAACGGCCAGCCTGTGGAGTGGATTGTTGTCCATGATCCTGAGAAAGTGAAAAAAGTAGCCGGGCTTACTATTGAATGGATGAAAACCCTGCTGAACACACCACATCCCATGAGCGGCTACGTACCTGCGCTCATTTCGGCATGGGAACAGGGATATGATGTCATTTGCCGGGATGCCCCGCATCTGCTTTTCGCCCATATTCCCGAAGAAAGTCCGATTGCATCCATTGATGCCATTATCGCACTCACGCATTTCGATATTGCCGCGCCTGCATTCGGTATCGGGACCTGCTGGGCGGGGTTTGTTGGAGCTGCTTCCATGTTCTATGAACCTCTGCAGAAAGAGCTCAATTTGCCTGCAGGAAGAAAATTTGCTTACGCAATGATGTTTGGCAACCCGCAGTATAAAGCTTATGGAATCCCCCGCAGGAAGCCGCTTCAAGTGACGTGGCAGTAA
- a CDS encoding alpha/beta hydrolase, with product MDKRHFYILNNKIRIPAILWGKQSEKLLIEVHGNLSSKEDTVISMMAQKAVEKGYQALSFDLPMHGERVDQEYACIPENCVSDLAAIYEYAKSLASNIHLFACSMGAYFSLLAYHDLNIKQSFFLSPIVNMERIISKMMESFQVSEERLKAEHEIQLPNGQVLEWNYYCYVRENPIRFEWKVPTAILYGSDDKLTELDEISTFADRYQSKVKVLEHGEHYFHTEEQLKVFDKWADENLL from the coding sequence ATGGATAAAAGACATTTTTATATATTAAATAATAAAATTCGTATTCCTGCCATCCTGTGGGGAAAACAGAGTGAAAAGCTGTTAATTGAAGTCCATGGCAACCTTTCCAGTAAAGAGGATACCGTAATTTCCATGATGGCACAGAAAGCCGTTGAGAAAGGTTACCAAGCACTGAGCTTTGACCTGCCCATGCACGGTGAGCGTGTGGATCAGGAATATGCCTGTATTCCAGAAAATTGCGTAAGTGATCTGGCTGCTATTTACGAATATGCAAAGTCACTTGCATCTAACATTCACCTGTTTGCGTGCAGCATGGGAGCCTATTTCAGTCTTCTTGCCTATCACGACCTGAACATAAAGCAGAGTTTTTTTCTCTCGCCTATAGTCAATATGGAACGCATCATAAGCAAGATGATGGAAAGTTTTCAGGTAAGTGAAGAAAGACTGAAAGCAGAGCATGAAATCCAACTACCGAATGGGCAGGTGCTGGAATGGAACTATTATTGCTACGTGAGAGAAAACCCGATTCGTTTTGAATGGAAAGTACCAACTGCTATTCTGTATGGTTCTGACGATAAACTGACAGAATTGGACGAGATTTCAACATTTGCAGACAGGTATCAATCAAAGGTTAAGGTCCTGGAACACGGGGAACATTACTTCCATACTGAAGAGCAATTGAAGGTATTTGATAAATGGGCAGATGAAAATCTGCTGTAA
- a CDS encoding CPBP family glutamic-type intramembrane protease — MDNKIIRNVVVFIVVVILSGWIGVLVDSVLTEQPKGDSPGMGIWLVTPMLAAITMTIFSKGNWNDLGFKPNFKRNIKWYFIAALVFPVVTSIVLIIGVITDWIDLSTLDLRPFILVFSSTLLFNFIKNIFDGTPLFSYLTPKLVKLNFNDWKIYLTVGSVWGIWHLPYFLVFLPETDIQAVLPVSRAITIIIMIITMILWSVMFIELYRVTKSIWPGVVLHMVEDSLINPLVISGFISIAAGKEILISPIIGIITSILYLLIGLGIRTYRIQASRKTVNSE; from the coding sequence ATGGATAACAAAATTATTCGTAATGTTGTTGTGTTTATTGTTGTTGTTATTCTCAGCGGGTGGATAGGTGTTCTTGTAGACTCTGTCCTTACCGAGCAGCCCAAAGGTGATTCTCCTGGTATGGGAATATGGTTGGTAACACCTATGCTGGCTGCAATTACAATGACTATTTTTTCAAAGGGCAACTGGAATGATCTTGGTTTTAAGCCAAATTTCAAAAGAAACATAAAGTGGTATTTTATTGCAGCTCTGGTTTTTCCTGTTGTAACATCAATTGTTCTGATAATCGGAGTTATAACAGATTGGATTGACTTATCAACCCTCGACCTCAGACCTTTTATTCTGGTGTTTTCCAGTACCCTGTTATTTAATTTTATTAAAAATATTTTTGATGGGACCCCCTTGTTTAGTTATCTAACTCCAAAGCTCGTCAAATTAAACTTTAATGATTGGAAGATCTATCTCACTGTTGGCAGTGTTTGGGGAATCTGGCATCTTCCATATTTTTTGGTCTTTTTACCCGAAACTGATATTCAAGCAGTGTTACCTGTCAGCCGAGCTATAACTATCATTATTATGATTATAACAATGATACTCTGGTCGGTGATGTTTATTGAGCTTTACAGGGTAACAAAATCGATCTGGCCGGGGGTTGTATTACATATGGTAGAGGATTCGCTAATAAATCCTTTAGTTATATCAGGTTTTATCAGCATTGCAGCAGGAAAAGAAATTCTTATTTCACCAATCATTGGGATTATTACTTCAATTCTTTACTTACTAATCGGATTAGGAATAAGAACTTATAGAATACAGGCAAGCCGGAAGACTGTTAATAGCGAATAA
- a CDS encoding putative ATP-dependent zinc protease gives MDAEEIRAIFRFSAMEKNMIYSFGIQGDLFLPFLLSLKSGGSWSYATEETKSIAVKDVITYYDEESKTGYTLEKIYFFIDPEVVAKEGVVRRLEKCGTKEERELVERPYIIALRAKRIIFAEVNPGSRKITVRELEKKCIQLKGTPAYSAAHELEHLKKGEVEGIPLWSFEYVKDQ, from the coding sequence ATGGATGCCGAAGAAATCAGGGCTATCTTCAGATTTTCAGCCATGGAAAAAAATATGATTTACAGTTTTGGAATCCAGGGAGACCTCTTTCTTCCTTTTCTGCTTTCACTGAAATCCGGGGGCTCATGGAGTTATGCTACCGAAGAAACAAAAAGCATAGCAGTAAAAGATGTGATCACCTATTATGATGAGGAAAGCAAAACCGGCTATACCCTGGAAAAGATATACTTTTTTATCGACCCCGAAGTCGTGGCTAAAGAAGGAGTAGTCCGAAGGCTCGAAAAATGCGGGACAAAAGAAGAGCGGGAACTGGTTGAAAGACCTTACATAATAGCCCTGCGGGCGAAAAGGATCATATTTGCAGAAGTAAACCCGGGAAGCAGGAAGATAACTGTCAGGGAGCTGGAGAAAAAATGCATACAACTGAAAGGTACGCCGGCATACAGTGCAGCTCACGAGCTGGAGCATCTTAAGAAAGGAGAAGTTGAAGGGATTCCTCTCTGGAGCTTTGAATACGTTAAAGACCAGTAA
- a CDS encoding DJ-1/PfpI family protein gives MNFGFLVFPGLEELDLTGPWEIISLWSKFGQGPEKCLMVAENPGPVVCNKGMSINPHATFADCPPLDFLLVPGGEGTRKEVDNPSLIQFVASQAKNCKAVLSVCTGTFILYRAGLLTNKRATTHWASLPRLRELDDVEVVEERIVRDGNIWTSAGISAGIDMALEFVEYMTDEKTAGRIQLGAEYYPSGRSYAMMHKIPQAPEYLRKRD, from the coding sequence ATGAATTTCGGATTTTTAGTTTTTCCGGGTCTCGAAGAACTGGATCTTACAGGACCCTGGGAAATAATATCTCTCTGGAGCAAATTTGGCCAGGGGCCTGAAAAGTGCCTGATGGTTGCCGAAAATCCCGGACCCGTGGTCTGTAACAAGGGAATGTCAATAAATCCTCACGCCACATTTGCAGATTGCCCTCCACTTGATTTTCTCCTTGTTCCGGGCGGTGAAGGCACGCGCAAAGAGGTGGATAACCCATCTCTTATTCAATTCGTTGCCTCGCAGGCTAAGAACTGCAAAGCCGTGCTTTCCGTCTGCACAGGCACATTTATCCTCTACCGCGCCGGCTTGCTCACAAACAAACGGGCTACCACGCACTGGGCTTCACTCCCCAGATTACGAGAACTGGATGACGTGGAGGTGGTTGAGGAACGTATTGTAAGGGACGGAAATATCTGGACCTCTGCAGGCATTTCTGCTGGCATTGATATGGCGCTCGAATTTGTCGAATACATGACGGATGAAAAAACGGCAGGCAGAATTCAGCTCGGTGCCGAATACTACCCTTCCGGCAGGTCATATGCTATGATGCATAAAATTCCGCAGGCTCCTGAGTATTTGAGGAAAAGGGACTGA
- a CDS encoding DEAD/DEAH box helicase — protein sequence MTISNEAAAGMETVELEPLREDKKRIFKDILGYFETHQRGYIKVPTGWGKTFLAKHIMKKYYEDGKIVLFLISKNNPLLSQTYYDRKREKPLFPSSALLSSEHKISRKEIAEALKKSAKEKEGFVLFASLQTLLGKQASEIKELLLEYTDLAIVDEIHNFINNRGNSFLNELGERTRIMGMTATPFQGVVGNVKFVDEIAGDMREVYTKTLPECILDNELAPLKYTIAESSEDIFEIFDFEKGLDELDKQDLFLDCSTADKLKKVIKRTQLAKDVYDSMIKQKNSKTLIFCAPVRKKVYGAGAEGEEINAFHAKITASVFNEEIPVQKLEKDPDPVLPLDFDNYTPEGEFKNTAFITSELPKDEQNALLAAFRDAEKPPYILCTVGMLIEGFDFPALESLILLRPTLSMRLFEQQVGRVTRLSPVSGKNKGNIFEISDSIDSLYQRFGEGVFNGEKVDQVQMLQPEIRLEELFSEGDAARAIEEGKIEINKVDFSAPAKGKGKGARIQEMPVRLPPTAIRSKYFSRLLALTEEKDIGAFEREKRELMRAALRFRVRELMDAEELSGLSARINKLKREAYEDRRLGDLSRQHKPKVFGEVEWLLKLQALNSLKYNGRRISAPEKNKILRTLGFEPDMRKIDSYRLKCLKLGSAQKTIPDLVKVLGFVSRLSSSETYQFLDKKKKEQWKREFLPAVYWGFCFIEDSPELKELFESTEWDRRVKNIIRQK from the coding sequence ATGACAATTTCAAATGAAGCCGCAGCCGGCATGGAAACAGTCGAGCTAGAGCCCTTGAGGGAAGATAAGAAAAGGATCTTTAAGGATATTCTGGGGTATTTCGAAACCCATCAGAGAGGCTATATCAAAGTTCCAACGGGCTGGGGCAAGACTTTTCTTGCAAAACACATAATGAAAAAATACTACGAGGACGGAAAGATTGTACTTTTCCTGATTTCGAAGAACAATCCTCTCCTGAGCCAGACTTATTACGACAGGAAAAGAGAGAAGCCTCTTTTTCCCAGTAGTGCGCTCCTCTCCTCCGAACATAAAATCTCAAGAAAAGAGATTGCAGAAGCTCTAAAAAAATCCGCAAAGGAGAAAGAGGGATTTGTGCTCTTTGCTTCTTTGCAGACACTGCTCGGGAAACAGGCGTCTGAAATAAAAGAATTGCTTCTTGAATACACCGACCTTGCAATAGTGGACGAGATCCACAATTTCATCAACAATAGAGGAAATAGTTTTCTCAACGAGCTGGGAGAACGGACCAGAATCATGGGGATGACTGCAACTCCTTTCCAGGGTGTTGTAGGAAATGTCAAGTTCGTGGACGAGATTGCCGGAGACATGAGGGAGGTTTATACAAAGACCCTGCCCGAATGTATCCTTGATAATGAGCTTGCACCTCTAAAGTATACCATTGCGGAAAGCTCGGAAGATATATTTGAGATATTCGACTTTGAAAAAGGCCTGGACGAACTTGATAAACAGGACCTTTTCCTTGACTGCAGTACGGCTGACAAATTAAAAAAGGTAATTAAAAGGACACAGCTTGCAAAAGATGTCTACGACTCGATGATAAAACAGAAGAACTCAAAGACCCTTATTTTCTGTGCCCCTGTCCGAAAGAAGGTCTACGGTGCCGGAGCTGAAGGGGAAGAAATAAATGCTTTTCACGCAAAAATTACCGCTTCGGTCTTTAACGAAGAAATCCCGGTCCAGAAGCTTGAAAAGGACCCTGACCCTGTTTTACCTCTTGATTTTGATAACTATACCCCTGAAGGGGAATTTAAAAACACAGCTTTTATAACATCGGAACTGCCAAAGGATGAACAGAATGCCCTTTTAGCAGCTTTCAGGGATGCTGAAAAGCCCCCCTACATATTATGTACTGTGGGAATGCTGATTGAAGGTTTTGATTTTCCGGCTCTTGAATCCCTTATCCTGCTGCGACCCACTCTTAGCATGAGGCTCTTTGAGCAGCAGGTAGGAAGGGTCACGAGGCTTTCTCCGGTTTCCGGAAAGAATAAGGGCAACATCTTTGAGATATCTGACAGCATAGACTCCCTCTATCAGCGTTTCGGAGAAGGGGTTTTTAATGGGGAAAAAGTTGACCAGGTCCAGATGCTCCAGCCTGAAATCCGCCTCGAAGAACTTTTCTCTGAAGGAGACGCAGCCCGGGCAATTGAGGAAGGAAAAATAGAGATCAATAAGGTTGACTTCAGTGCTCCTGCAAAGGGGAAAGGAAAAGGTGCCCGGATACAGGAAATGCCTGTAAGGCTCCCTCCGACCGCCATAAGGTCAAAGTATTTTTCGCGCCTGCTTGCCCTTACCGAAGAAAAGGACATTGGAGCCTTTGAGCGCGAAAAGCGGGAACTCATGAGGGCTGCCCTCCGGTTCAGAGTAAGGGAACTTATGGACGCAGAAGAGCTTTCCGGACTTTCAGCCAGAATAAATAAGCTTAAACGTGAAGCCTACGAAGACCGCAGGCTGGGAGATCTTTCCAGGCAGCATAAGCCCAAGGTTTTCGGGGAAGTCGAATGGCTCCTGAAACTTCAGGCTTTGAATTCCCTCAAATATAACGGCAGAAGAATCTCTGCTCCCGAGAAAAACAAAATCCTGAGGACCCTGGGATTTGAGCCCGACATGAGGAAAATAGACAGCTACAGGTTGAAATGCCTTAAACTCGGTTCTGCCCAGAAGACCATCCCTGACCTTGTCAAAGTACTCGGTTTCGTGAGCCGCCTCTCATCTTCAGAAACCTACCAGTTCCTTGATAAAAAGAAAAAAGAACAGTGGAAGCGGGAGTTTCTGCCTGCGGTTTACTGGGGGTTCTGCTTTATCGAGGACTCCCCGGAACTGAAAGAGCTTTTCGAGTCCACGGAATGGGACAGGCGGGTCAAGAATATTATCAGGCAAAAGTAA
- a CDS encoding threonine--tRNA ligase has translation MQLLLIHSDYIEYETKKQTPVAEKIEESLKSGRLEEALTAFTAVESVDEANPEEAIKKAVSEIEKVAAQVKTNRIMLYPYAHLSSDLSSPKVAVQVLKGMEAALSSRYEVKRAPFGWYKAFTVSCKGHPLSELSRSIRPEGAAKAEVKTETCEKEEVVSEALKAEGTARSYWRILTPDGELHEVEGFDLTPYPKLQQFVNYEISKSRAVERAPPHVELMRRLELADYEPGSDSGNMRYYPKGRLVKSLLENYVLDVATEFGAMEVETPLMYDMNHPTLKKYLDRFPARQYSIESDKRHMFLRFAACFGQFLMNHDMTISYKNLPLRMIEMTRYSFRKEQRGELVGLRRLRAFTMPDMHTLCEDMDQAVNQFKEQYDLCISVLENVGIHINDYEVAIRFTRDFYEANKDLVVNMAKTVNKPVLVEMWDTRFFYFVLKFEFNFVDALAKASALSTVQIDVENAERYDISYVNADGKLERPTVLHCSPSGAIERCIYALLEKAAMETEEGKVPMLPVWLSPTQVRIVPISEKHIAFAEEVAKKLDFRVDVDDRDLSIGKKVREAGREWVPYVVVIGDKEMEESTINVTIREESGQDKPKKVQMTPEELNARIKEETSGKPYRKLPLAKYLSARPKFL, from the coding sequence ATGCAGTTATTGCTCATTCACTCTGATTACATTGAATACGAAACCAAAAAACAAACTCCAGTTGCTGAAAAAATAGAAGAGTCCTTAAAGTCAGGAAGGCTTGAAGAAGCCCTTACGGCTTTTACGGCTGTTGAAAGTGTGGATGAAGCCAATCCGGAAGAAGCTATAAAAAAGGCTGTCTCTGAAATAGAAAAAGTTGCAGCCCAGGTCAAAACAAACCGCATAATGCTTTATCCCTACGCCCACCTGAGTTCTGACCTTTCCTCTCCGAAAGTTGCAGTCCAGGTTTTAAAAGGTATGGAAGCAGCTCTCTCTTCCAGATACGAGGTCAAAAGGGCTCCTTTCGGATGGTACAAGGCATTTACAGTAAGCTGCAAAGGGCATCCTCTCTCCGAACTTTCCCGGAGCATCCGTCCTGAAGGTGCGGCAAAAGCTGAAGTCAAAACCGAAACTTGTGAAAAAGAAGAGGTCGTTTCCGAAGCCCTCAAAGCTGAAGGGACTGCAAGGTCTTACTGGCGCATCCTTACTCCGGACGGAGAACTCCATGAAGTGGAGGGCTTTGATTTAACACCTTACCCCAAGCTTCAGCAGTTTGTAAATTACGAAATTTCCAAGAGCAGGGCAGTTGAACGTGCCCCTCCCCATGTGGAACTTATGCGCAGGCTCGAGCTCGCAGACTATGAGCCAGGGTCGGATTCCGGAAACATGCGCTATTATCCTAAAGGGAGGCTTGTCAAGTCCCTCCTTGAAAACTACGTGCTTGATGTCGCAACCGAATTCGGGGCAATGGAAGTTGAAACCCCCCTGATGTACGACATGAACCACCCGACCCTCAAGAAATATCTTGACAGGTTCCCGGCAAGGCAGTACTCTATCGAGTCTGACAAGAGACATATGTTCCTGCGCTTTGCAGCCTGTTTCGGGCAGTTCCTTATGAACCACGACATGACGATCTCCTACAAGAACCTGCCTCTCAGGATGATCGAAATGACCCGCTACAGCTTTAGAAAAGAACAGCGCGGAGAACTCGTGGGCTTGAGGAGACTCAGGGCTTTTACCATGCCTGATATGCACACTCTCTGTGAGGACATGGACCAGGCTGTAAACCAGTTCAAGGAACAGTATGACCTCTGCATCAGCGTGCTTGAAAACGTGGGGATCCATATTAACGATTATGAAGTTGCCATCCGCTTCACCAGGGACTTTTACGAGGCAAACAAAGACCTTGTGGTCAACATGGCAAAAACAGTTAACAAGCCTGTGCTTGTGGAGATGTGGGACACCCGGTTCTTCTATTTCGTGCTCAAATTCGAGTTTAACTTCGTGGACGCCCTTGCCAAGGCGAGCGCACTTTCTACTGTCCAGATTGATGTGGAAAATGCCGAAAGGTACGATATCTCCTATGTCAATGCTGACGGCAAGCTGGAAAGGCCGACCGTACTCCACTGCTCTCCGAGCGGCGCAATTGAGCGCTGCATTTATGCCCTCCTTGAAAAAGCTGCAATGGAAACCGAAGAGGGAAAGGTCCCGATGCTGCCTGTCTGGCTATCTCCAACTCAAGTAAGGATTGTGCCGATTTCCGAGAAGCACATTGCCTTTGCCGAAGAGGTTGCAAAGAAACTGGACTTCAGGGTCGATGTTGATGACCGCGACCTGTCCATAGGAAAGAAGGTCAGGGAAGCCGGCAGGGAATGGGTGCCTTATGTTGTAGTAATCGGAGATAAGGAAATGGAGGAAAGCACGATTAACGTAACCATCCGGGAGGAGTCCGGACAGGATAAGCCGAAGAAAGTGCAGATGACTCCGGAAGAGCTCAATGCCCGCATAAAAGAAGAGACTTCCGGCAAACCTTACAGGAAACTGCCGCTTGCAAAATACCTTTCCGCAAGGCCAAAGTTCCTCTAA